One part of the Flavobacterium johnsoniae UW101 genome encodes these proteins:
- a CDS encoding helix-turn-helix domain-containing protein, producing MKTHFDIEKIVERGVITNELDYERALIADRKLRLLAKDNIHFKNLRSNLRDIIQKYENSEWNDVDKIDDQKILESDKSERIAELERLFLENRKQIIRKKLKELELTQENLALILGHKSKTYMSELMNGIKPFTLRDLIVINRLLKIEIAVLIPVFLSKEDQTKVQEAVIKLGKPKVKLTSADLVLS from the coding sequence ATGAAAACACATTTTGATATAGAAAAAATAGTAGAAAGAGGCGTAATCACAAACGAACTAGATTATGAAAGAGCTCTTATTGCTGACCGAAAATTAAGGCTTTTGGCGAAAGATAATATACATTTTAAAAACTTAAGATCTAATTTACGTGACATAATTCAGAAGTATGAAAATTCAGAATGGAATGATGTTGATAAAATTGATGATCAAAAAATTTTAGAAAGTGATAAATCTGAACGCATAGCAGAACTGGAGAGATTGTTTCTTGAAAATAGGAAACAAATAATAAGAAAGAAACTCAAAGAACTTGAATTAACTCAGGAAAATCTGGCTTTAATTTTAGGTCATAAAAGCAAAACGTATATGTCTGAACTTATGAATGGTATTAAACCATTTACTTTGAGAGATTTAATAGTGATAAATCGACTATTAAAAATAGAAATAGCGGTTTTGATTCCAGTATTCCTTTCAAAAGAAGATCAAACTAAAGTACAAGAAGCTGTAATAAAATTGGGCAAACCAAAGGTAAAGCTAACCAGCGCTGATTTAGTTTTGTCATAA
- a CDS encoding type II toxin-antitoxin system HigB family toxin, whose protein sequence is MRIIGKKTILKIKKKNIGNKKLCDEIDKLIADLERFNSNENSIDEIRNDADCVHNDGFYFFNINIHRTLILIELDEDGEATIVWAGTHQEYESTFKNNKATIEKWLRKNNYIE, encoded by the coding sequence ATGAGGATTATTGGGAAAAAGACGATTTTAAAAATTAAAAAGAAAAATATAGGTAATAAAAAACTATGCGATGAAATTGATAAGTTAATTGCTGATTTAGAAAGGTTTAATTCTAATGAAAATAGTATTGACGAAATTAGAAATGATGCAGATTGTGTGCACAACGACGGTTTTTATTTCTTCAATATTAATATCCATAGAACACTTATATTGATTGAGCTTGATGAGGATGGTGAGGCTACAATTGTATGGGCAGGAACGCATCAGGAATATGAATCAACATTTAAAAATAACAAAGCAACTATTGAAAAATGGTTACGAAAAAATAACTATATAGAATAA